A stretch of Paenibacillus mucilaginosus 3016 DNA encodes these proteins:
- a CDS encoding tetratricopeptide repeat protein produces the protein MAELEDKERFANLLTLGIQELKENPDYKTQRKKREALPSGQFTSESYIDKIANQLGVSPNTVKSWMGQMGSKYIPSRIEDGKLFGILWVILENTEMDADWFVSLLRTTSIPVIDPPIPAWVSSCLSKAKLLREEQFRSLTEVEIQTVVSARFANTAPLVRPAVKHNLPTRWTESFIGRKLELEAIIQWLSSPLPVCLISGWGGMGKTTIALEAAYACVGEGQGTAAELPWPAVAGLVWISADLKRLSYGDFLDTIAYQLGEVELLNKSLNEKWFVVRDALSSYSPDHPILLVIDSIDTADSGISEYVTQLPQGVKVLLTARENHMQMKALAGKDVFSIPLQGLQPDEGLDYLEQEAGNRIRLLHDSRKKEALMRLLSETFEVRQQLIDIAAGNPKALALSLAQLAEDDLPIRQLIREIGQAGYSLSGLFEYLFGRTWERCSEEARSLWMVLGFFGKPASDKSWGAAAGLDGRRFFQAVEQLRAYALVETERINGQLHYRAHQTVVAYGEQYLLENSASEEEARRRWSLHYLEYLDTHLKREEPDLPYWNFLLGRDLEPVKREWPNMVKLLEWADANNQGELLIELMLRLSHFLSRVNLPLRIDYGLKASRFALAAGKEALCALFLIDTAGWALMEIGFWDEALRRIEEGLQVVKHAAADDPRIQDVIILGAASKAKVYLKTGRPEAAAEALDISSGKPCSPLIKHRVLLVQGDMFLQKKEWNQAIACYEQANEVSSTYGKEKTIEAYFHLGIAYVQSGAFAKAQGAFERLLYDTAGANQIELIYYQYGMGQLLYHQGRHEEAMQLIHNALSIIDSWERTIGVREDIEHFYRCMSKHSG, from the coding sequence ATGGCAGAGCTTGAGGATAAGGAACGGTTTGCCAATCTGCTTACCCTTGGGATTCAGGAATTGAAAGAAAATCCCGATTATAAGACCCAAAGAAAAAAGAGGGAGGCTCTGCCCTCCGGGCAGTTCACTTCCGAGTCCTACATAGATAAGATTGCCAACCAGCTTGGCGTATCGCCCAATACGGTCAAAAGCTGGATGGGGCAGATGGGCTCCAAATATATCCCCAGCCGAATTGAAGACGGCAAGCTGTTCGGCATTCTCTGGGTGATTCTGGAGAACACGGAGATGGATGCGGACTGGTTCGTTTCCCTGCTTCGCACTACATCCATTCCCGTGATCGACCCGCCGATCCCGGCCTGGGTGTCTTCCTGCTTGTCCAAGGCTAAGCTGCTGCGCGAGGAGCAGTTCCGGTCCCTGACGGAGGTGGAAATTCAGACGGTGGTTTCCGCGCGGTTCGCTAACACAGCCCCCCTCGTAAGACCCGCGGTCAAACATAATCTGCCTACGCGTTGGACCGAATCGTTCATCGGGCGTAAGCTGGAGTTGGAGGCCATCATCCAGTGGCTGTCGTCCCCGCTGCCGGTATGCCTGATCTCAGGCTGGGGCGGGATGGGGAAGACGACAATTGCACTGGAAGCGGCCTATGCTTGCGTGGGGGAAGGGCAGGGTACGGCGGCAGAGCTGCCATGGCCCGCTGTGGCCGGACTGGTCTGGATCAGCGCGGATCTCAAAAGGCTCAGCTATGGTGATTTTCTCGATACAATTGCTTATCAGCTGGGAGAAGTGGAACTGCTGAACAAATCACTTAACGAAAAATGGTTTGTGGTGCGCGATGCCCTCTCTTCCTACTCACCGGATCATCCGATCCTTCTTGTCATTGACAGTATCGATACGGCGGACAGCGGCATCAGCGAATACGTGACGCAGCTTCCCCAAGGCGTCAAAGTCCTGTTAACCGCCCGGGAGAATCACATGCAAATGAAGGCTCTGGCGGGCAAGGATGTATTCAGCATTCCGCTGCAAGGCCTGCAGCCTGACGAAGGGCTGGATTATCTGGAACAAGAGGCAGGGAATCGAATTCGGCTTCTCCATGATTCGCGGAAGAAAGAAGCACTGATGAGGCTGCTGAGCGAAACGTTCGAGGTCCGGCAGCAGCTGATTGACATCGCCGCCGGAAATCCGAAAGCCCTGGCTCTGAGCCTTGCCCAATTGGCGGAAGACGATCTGCCGATCCGGCAGCTGATACGGGAGATTGGCCAAGCCGGCTATTCGCTGTCGGGATTGTTCGAGTACTTGTTTGGGCGGACATGGGAACGCTGCAGCGAAGAGGCCAGGAGCCTCTGGATGGTGCTTGGCTTCTTTGGCAAACCGGCTTCCGATAAAAGCTGGGGAGCTGCAGCCGGACTGGACGGGCGGCGGTTCTTCCAGGCGGTAGAACAGCTGCGGGCCTATGCGCTGGTGGAAACAGAGCGTATCAACGGGCAGCTTCATTACCGGGCTCATCAGACGGTGGTTGCCTACGGTGAGCAGTATCTGCTGGAAAACAGCGCCTCGGAAGAGGAAGCACGGCGGCGTTGGAGTCTTCATTATCTGGAATATCTGGATACTCATTTGAAAAGGGAGGAGCCGGATCTGCCTTATTGGAACTTTTTGCTTGGCCGGGATTTGGAGCCGGTCAAACGGGAGTGGCCGAATATGGTGAAGCTGCTCGAATGGGCTGACGCGAACAACCAGGGGGAACTGCTCATCGAGCTGATGCTGCGTCTCAGTCATTTTCTCAGCCGGGTGAACCTGCCGCTGCGCATCGACTACGGGCTGAAAGCGTCCCGATTCGCATTGGCGGCGGGGAAGGAAGCACTCTGCGCCTTGTTTCTGATTGATACGGCCGGCTGGGCTCTCATGGAGATCGGATTCTGGGACGAGGCGCTGCGGCGTATCGAGGAAGGCCTGCAGGTGGTGAAGCATGCGGCTGCGGACGACCCCCGCATACAGGATGTAATCATCCTTGGGGCTGCCTCCAAAGCGAAAGTCTACTTAAAAACGGGCCGGCCGGAGGCCGCTGCCGAAGCATTGGACATTTCATCGGGGAAGCCCTGCTCTCCCTTAATCAAGCACCGCGTCTTGTTAGTGCAGGGAGATATGTTCCTGCAGAAGAAGGAGTGGAACCAGGCTATCGCCTGTTACGAACAAGCAAATGAAGTCAGCAGTACGTATGGCAAGGAGAAAACAATAGAGGCCTATTTTCATTTAGGTATCGCCTATGTACAGTCCGGAGCCTTCGCCAAAGCGCAGGGGGCCTTCGAGCGGCTGCTCTATGACACGGCGGGGGCCAATCAAATCGAGCTGATTTACTATCAATACGGTATGGGGCAGCTTCTGTATCACCAGGGCCGTCATGAGGAAGCGATGCAGCTGATCCACAACGCCCTGTCGATTATTGATTCATGGGAACGAACGATTGGGGTGCGGGAGGACATCGAGCATTTCTATCGCTGCATGAGCAAGCACAGCGGCTGA
- a CDS encoding spore germination protein — MDELKNAGGHPGRGREQAAHAARPLSSSLEENVSGILRDVGNSDDVVSRTFRAGPDGQLNFCILYTEGLTNTNAVQHFVLTPLMNGIGPHEMDLLQRSEGSLLQGLKELVLTAGSVEEMTERQDLMSSLLSGQVLLLADGIPQALSIGMRQWEDRSVTESTAQNVVRGPKEAFTETLRTNTALVRRKIKDSKLRLESISLGEYTQTAIAIMYIDGLANEKIVEEVRLRLGRIKLDSILEGSYIEEMIEDNKWSPFPTVFNSERPDVIAAGLLEGRVAILVDGTPFVLMVPALFVQFYQSAEDHYQRADISTLIRFIRIFALFIALSAPSLYIAITTFHQEMLPTRLLMSLAAQREGVPFPAFIEALIMEITFEILREAGIRMPKAVGSAISIVGTLVIGQAAVEAGIVSAAMVIVVAITAISSFVLPAYNLSITIRMLRFILMGLAASFGLYGVTIGTITLLLHMCSLRSFGVPYMSPFGPFIPGDQDDALFRMPRWMQRNRPRLISQKDPSRIETTPVRKSRGPARP, encoded by the coding sequence ATGGATGAGTTGAAGAATGCCGGCGGCCATCCGGGCCGCGGCCGGGAACAGGCAGCGCACGCGGCCCGGCCCCTGTCCTCCTCCTTGGAGGAGAATGTAAGCGGGATTCTCCGCGACGTGGGGAACAGCGATGATGTCGTGTCGAGAACTTTCCGTGCAGGCCCTGACGGGCAGCTGAACTTCTGCATCCTGTATACGGAAGGTCTGACCAACACGAATGCGGTGCAGCATTTTGTCCTGACTCCCCTCATGAACGGAATCGGTCCTCACGAGATGGACCTTCTCCAGCGGTCGGAAGGCTCCCTGCTGCAGGGATTGAAGGAGCTCGTCTTGACCGCAGGCTCCGTCGAGGAAATGACGGAACGTCAAGACCTGATGAGCTCGCTGCTGTCGGGGCAGGTCCTCCTGCTGGCCGACGGGATCCCGCAGGCGCTGTCGATCGGCATGAGACAGTGGGAGGACCGGAGTGTCACCGAGTCCACGGCCCAGAACGTCGTGCGGGGGCCGAAGGAGGCCTTCACGGAAACCCTGCGGACCAATACGGCGCTGGTCCGCCGGAAGATCAAAGACTCCAAGCTGCGGCTGGAGAGCATCTCGCTGGGCGAGTATACCCAGACGGCGATCGCTATTATGTATATCGATGGGCTGGCCAATGAGAAGATCGTTGAGGAGGTCCGCCTGCGTCTGGGCCGGATCAAGCTTGACAGCATCCTGGAGGGCAGCTATATCGAAGAAATGATCGAGGACAACAAGTGGAGCCCTTTTCCTACGGTATTCAACTCGGAACGTCCGGATGTGATAGCCGCAGGGCTCCTGGAAGGGCGCGTTGCGATCCTGGTCGACGGTACGCCTTTCGTCCTGATGGTGCCGGCGCTCTTCGTCCAATTCTATCAGTCGGCGGAGGATCATTACCAGCGGGCGGATATCAGTACGCTGATCCGGTTCATCCGGATTTTTGCATTATTTATCGCACTCAGCGCGCCTTCGCTTTATATCGCTATCACCACCTTCCATCAGGAGATGCTTCCCACGCGTCTGCTGATGAGCTTGGCGGCGCAGAGGGAGGGCGTGCCCTTCCCGGCCTTTATCGAGGCGCTGATCATGGAGATTACCTTCGAGATCCTGAGGGAAGCCGGCATCCGGATGCCCAAGGCCGTCGGGTCGGCGATCTCCATCGTCGGGACCCTGGTCATCGGCCAGGCGGCCGTTGAAGCGGGCATTGTGTCCGCGGCGATGGTCATTGTGGTGGCGATCACGGCGATCTCCAGCTTTGTGCTTCCGGCTTATAACCTATCGATTACGATCCGGATGCTGCGCTTTATTCTGATGGGTCTTGCCGCATCGTTCGGCCTGTACGGGGTGACCATCGGGACGATCACCCTGCTGCTGCACATGTGCTCCCTGAGGTCGTTCGGTGTTCCCTACATGAGTCCGTTCGGGCCTTTCATCCCCGGAGATCAGGATGACGCCCTCTTCCGGATGCCCCGCTGGATGCAGCGCAACCGGCCGAGGCTGATCTCCCAGAAGGATCCAAGCCGCATTGAGACCACGCCCGTCCGCAAATCCAGAGGTCCCGCTAGACCGTGA
- a CDS encoding Ger(x)C family spore germination protein: protein MRSGKPVLIILIACCTLLLTGCWNRREMNQLAINMGLGIDKDGKGYRITAQVVEPKEVAAKGGGGGNSPVTVYQSYGKTLYEAIARITEESPRRLYLSHLRILVLGESLAKEGVSPVLDFLSRNHEMRTDFFIVVAKESRAEEILKVLTPIEEVPANKLFTSLYESEKAWAPALTITLDRFINDLVKEGRNPVLTAVRIIGKKKASSSKALSMPDPETKIRISGLAVFKKDKLIGWLDEAESKGYVYITNKVYRTVGPMACPQGGQMNLETVRSKTVTTGRVVGGKPEITIEVHNEGNIGEVQCEVDLTKPETIDELERIASARLQEIVNNTLAAAQKKYKCDIFGFGDKIRRSDPKGWNQVKDQWDKLFPQVQVYVKADFQIRRLGTVANSIFKQMKE, encoded by the coding sequence ATGCGCAGTGGAAAGCCAGTTCTCATCATTCTGATCGCCTGCTGTACGCTTCTGCTCACCGGCTGCTGGAACCGCAGGGAGATGAACCAGCTGGCCATTAATATGGGGCTCGGCATCGATAAGGACGGGAAGGGCTACCGGATTACCGCCCAGGTGGTCGAGCCGAAGGAGGTTGCCGCCAAAGGGGGAGGCGGAGGCAATTCACCGGTCACCGTCTACCAGTCCTACGGCAAAACGCTTTACGAAGCCATTGCACGGATTACCGAGGAGAGTCCCCGCCGGCTGTACTTGTCCCATCTTCGTATCCTCGTGCTGGGGGAGAGCCTGGCCAAGGAGGGGGTCTCCCCGGTACTGGATTTCTTGTCGCGCAATCATGAGATGCGCACCGACTTCTTCATCGTGGTAGCCAAGGAATCCCGGGCCGAAGAGATCCTGAAGGTCCTGACCCCGATCGAAGAAGTGCCGGCCAACAAGCTGTTCACCTCCCTGTATGAATCGGAGAAAGCATGGGCCCCTGCGCTCACCATCACGCTTGACCGGTTCATTAACGACCTCGTCAAGGAGGGGAGGAACCCGGTGCTTACGGCGGTCAGGATCATAGGGAAGAAGAAGGCTTCAAGCAGTAAAGCGCTGAGCATGCCGGACCCGGAGACGAAAATTCGGATCTCGGGACTGGCGGTGTTCAAGAAGGATAAGCTGATCGGCTGGCTGGATGAGGCGGAGAGCAAAGGCTACGTGTATATCACCAATAAGGTGTACCGGACCGTGGGTCCGATGGCCTGTCCCCAAGGGGGGCAGATGAATCTGGAGACGGTCCGTTCCAAAACCGTGACGACAGGCAGGGTGGTGGGCGGAAAACCGGAGATAACCATCGAAGTCCACAATGAAGGCAATATCGGGGAGGTCCAGTGCGAGGTGGATCTGACCAAGCCGGAAACGATCGATGAGCTGGAGCGGATCGCAAGTGCGCGGCTGCAGGAGATTGTGAATAACACCCTTGCGGCAGCCCAAAAGAAGTATAAGTGCGATATCTTCGGGTTCGGAGACAAGATCAGACGATCGGACCCCAAGGGCTGGAATCAAGTCAAGGACCAATGGGACAAGCTGTTTCCGCAGGTGCAGGTTTACGTCAAAGCCGATTTCCAAATCCGCCGCTTGGGTACCGTTGCCAACTCGATCTTCAAGCAGATGAAGGAGTGA
- a CDS encoding GerAB/ArcD/ProY family transporter, producing MQKAKINAGELAALMLLFEMGTSVVVGVGMQAKQDAPLAILIGMASGLLLFLIYDSLYRRHGNLSLVGWLQAGFGRPLGGLAAMLYMLYFFYIAARVMRDFGALLLSSILPLTPMAAVHLVMVLPVMYACLLGIETIGRVGEIFLSIVVFLGVLSLLLLIASNVLQWENLLPPLEHGWKPVLKTAFPLTTTFPFGELVVFTMLLPCLNHPRLARKTGLTVILISGFALSSIITLNISVLSLYGAENTTFPLLRTLGKIRLGEFIERLEVIAIVTLIIGGFFKITIFLYASIMGFTELFHIRKRRRELTLCLGALLFLYSLLMTDSFIKHIEVGLKIVPLYLHLPFQVVLPLLLLALTWVRGRVQAQGR from the coding sequence ATGCAGAAGGCCAAAATCAATGCGGGAGAGCTGGCCGCGCTCATGCTGCTGTTCGAAATGGGCACGTCCGTGGTGGTCGGCGTCGGCATGCAGGCCAAGCAGGATGCCCCGCTGGCCATTCTGATCGGCATGGCCTCGGGTCTGCTCCTGTTCCTGATCTATGACAGCTTATACCGCAGGCACGGGAACCTTTCTCTGGTCGGCTGGCTGCAGGCCGGATTCGGCAGGCCCCTCGGGGGCTTGGCGGCCATGCTGTACATGCTTTATTTTTTCTACATTGCGGCAAGGGTCATGAGGGATTTCGGTGCTCTGCTGCTGAGCTCCATCCTGCCGCTGACTCCAATGGCTGCCGTCCATCTGGTAATGGTCCTTCCGGTGATGTACGCCTGTCTGCTCGGTATCGAAACGATCGGACGGGTGGGCGAGATCTTTCTGAGTATCGTTGTGTTTTTGGGGGTACTGTCCCTATTGCTCCTTATCGCTTCGAACGTGCTCCAGTGGGAGAATCTGCTCCCCCCTCTGGAGCACGGCTGGAAGCCTGTACTAAAGACCGCGTTCCCGCTGACTACCACGTTTCCGTTCGGCGAACTGGTTGTTTTTACGATGCTGCTGCCTTGCCTGAATCATCCGCGGCTCGCCCGAAAGACCGGCCTCACCGTCATTTTGATCAGCGGCTTCGCCCTAAGCTCCATTATTACGCTCAACATCAGTGTGCTTTCCCTCTACGGGGCGGAGAATACGACCTTCCCTCTCCTCCGGACGCTGGGGAAGATCCGGCTGGGCGAATTTATCGAGAGGCTGGAGGTCATCGCCATTGTCACGCTGATTATCGGAGGCTTTTTCAAGATCACGATCTTCCTCTATGCGTCGATTATGGGATTCACCGAACTGTTCCACATCCGCAAACGGCGCCGAGAGCTCACCCTGTGTCTGGGCGCCCTCCTGTTTCTGTATTCGCTGCTCATGACGGACAGCTTCATCAAGCATATCGAAGTCGGACTGAAGATCGTGCCGCTGTACCTTCATCTTCCGTTCCAGGTCGTCCTTCCCCTACTGCTGCTCGCCCTTACATGGGTGCGCGGCAGAGTTCAAGCCCAAGGCAGGTGA
- a CDS encoding GerAB/ArcD/ProY family transporter encodes MQSQVKINNRQLTVLVTLYVIGDSILVLPSFPAMYAQEDAWISGLIGLSVGLLFIYLFARLGKLHPELNLYEYSSRVLGKWGGRAAALLLCFYFFIMVSAQVREMGDFMTTQIMPLTPIQSIQLLFLFIVVLGARLGIETLVRTGELLFPHFFLLFCLLAVCLLPEIDLQNVMIPFSSGVKPVLYGSLTAITFPFAEAVCFLVILSSVNKKEQMHRSMLMGALIGGIVLEIVIVLTIVVIGAPVAANQIYPAYSLAKKIGIGNFLERIEVILGVMWIITTYFKTVMNFYALMLGTAYLTRMSEPKLTTLPLGMILLVSSIVAFPNISYFNNLAGSYWPFFDFTVCLGIPLGLYALTLFRFKKKA; translated from the coding sequence ATGCAGAGCCAGGTGAAAATCAACAACCGGCAGCTAACCGTCCTGGTTACGCTGTACGTCATCGGAGACTCCATCCTGGTGCTGCCCTCCTTCCCGGCCATGTATGCCCAGGAGGATGCGTGGATTTCCGGGCTGATCGGGCTGTCGGTCGGACTGCTCTTTATCTATCTGTTCGCAAGGCTCGGGAAGCTTCATCCTGAGCTGAACCTGTATGAGTACAGCAGCCGCGTTCTGGGGAAGTGGGGCGGACGAGCCGCCGCCCTCTTGCTTTGCTTTTACTTTTTTATCATGGTGTCCGCCCAGGTCCGGGAGATGGGCGATTTCATGACGACGCAGATCATGCCGCTGACCCCGATTCAATCGATCCAGCTGTTATTCCTGTTCATCGTCGTGCTCGGAGCGCGGCTCGGGATCGAGACGCTCGTGCGTACGGGGGAGCTGCTGTTTCCCCACTTTTTCCTGCTGTTCTGCCTGCTGGCTGTCTGCTTGCTGCCGGAGATCGACCTGCAGAATGTGATGATCCCTTTCAGCAGCGGCGTCAAGCCGGTACTCTACGGATCGCTGACGGCCATCACCTTTCCGTTCGCGGAAGCCGTCTGTTTTCTCGTGATTCTGTCTTCTGTGAACAAAAAGGAGCAGATGCACCGAAGCATGCTGATGGGCGCGCTGATCGGAGGCATCGTCCTGGAGATTGTCATTGTTCTGACGATTGTGGTCATCGGAGCTCCAGTCGCGGCCAATCAGATTTATCCCGCTTATTCGCTGGCGAAAAAAATTGGGATCGGTAATTTCCTGGAACGCATTGAAGTGATTCTTGGAGTGATGTGGATCATTACCACCTATTTCAAGACGGTCATGAATTTCTATGCCCTGATGCTGGGTACGGCCTATCTGACCCGGATGAGCGAACCCAAGCTGACGACCCTGCCGCTCGGCATGATACTGCTCGTCTCCTCCATCGTCGCCTTTCCGAACATTTCGTACTTTAACAACCTGGCGGGAAGCTACTGGCCGTTCTTTGATTTTACGGTATGTCTCGGGATTCCTTTGGGGCTGTACGCCTTGACGCTCTTCAGGTTCAAGAAGAAGGCTTGA
- a CDS encoding SET domain-containing protein has translation MIHPDTDIRYINDKVGLGVVATKFIPKGTIVWIADSLDLVLEEEFVHSLDELRQRMVYKYTYPNGDGQYILNWDHSRYMNHSFRPNCIDTVFEFQLAARDIHPGEQLTSDYGIMGEDEEFECEPEEGTTRTRVTAEDYLSCYQEWDELAREAFKDFNRVEQPLKHLIPKELIDEVNAVAEGSKPLSSILLMFE, from the coding sequence ATGATCCATCCCGATACCGATATCCGATATATTAACGATAAGGTAGGTCTAGGTGTAGTTGCGACAAAATTCATCCCAAAGGGAACCATCGTCTGGATAGCGGATAGTTTAGACCTGGTCCTCGAGGAGGAATTTGTCCATTCTCTGGATGAGCTTCGTCAGAGAATGGTTTATAAATACACTTATCCAAACGGCGACGGACAGTATATCCTGAACTGGGATCATTCCAGGTATATGAATCACAGCTTTCGTCCGAACTGTATCGATACGGTATTTGAGTTTCAATTGGCGGCGAGGGATATTCACCCTGGTGAACAGCTGACCTCCGATTATGGAATCATGGGGGAAGACGAAGAATTTGAATGTGAACCGGAAGAAGGCACAACCCGGACAAGAGTGACAGCGGAGGATTATTTAAGCTGCTATCAGGAATGGGATGAGTTGGCCAGGGAAGCATTCAAGGATTTCAATCGTGTGGAACAGCCGCTGAAACACTTAATCCCGAAGGAGCTGATCGACGAAGTCAATGCGGTAGCCGAAGGAAGCAAACCGTTAAGCTCGATACTTCTGATGTTTGAGTAA
- a CDS encoding SRPBCC family protein translates to MTAEQKAAITVETTVHAPIEKVWACWTEPQHITGWSFATDEWHAPKAENDLRTGGTFLTRMEAKDGSFGFDFSGVYDEVQWHELISYTLGDGRKVTVTFSSQGSDTKVIQVFEAEGENPVEMQQAGWQAFLDNFKKYCEAS, encoded by the coding sequence ATGACAGCAGAACAGAAAGCAGCCATCACCGTAGAAACTACCGTACATGCACCGATCGAAAAAGTATGGGCTTGTTGGACGGAGCCGCAGCATATTACAGGGTGGTCTTTTGCAACGGATGAATGGCACGCGCCGAAGGCTGAAAATGATTTAAGGACCGGCGGAACCTTCCTTACACGGATGGAAGCGAAGGACGGCAGCTTTGGCTTTGATTTCAGCGGAGTGTATGACGAAGTTCAATGGCATGAATTGATTTCCTACACGCTTGGAGACGGAAGAAAAGTTACGGTTACTTTCAGCAGTCAAGGCAGCGACACAAAGGTAATCCAAGTTTTTGAGGCGGAGGGCGAGAATCCCGTCGAAATGCAGCAAGCAGGATGGCAGGCGTTTTTGGATAATTTCAAAAAATATTGTGAAGCTTCTTAA
- a CDS encoding AraC family transcriptional regulator, which translates to MVRNWKQWSRSVAVKWIVSYAVIMIIPVLISAVVYMQTREIVEYEIRRASNAMLNQVKYVVDNELKQTEKLAAQLSIDPEIKRFLELGGDTEAAHSFQIYQTGQELSKYKALNDFVQGIYIYSNPLNKVLSSETYADAPMFYEVTHRSPGFTYEMWLSAVREPGRKTYRLMPVTDAGRMDETVVFQETLAKKGESRPAGALMMPINRNKILHLLENVDWVNQGRIFIMDEQNRILFQNRQGGSVPTASPGVSDEPDSIVSSLDSDTARWRYISVFPSDIFWEKARQIRNLNLLGLLVCCLIGAGVISYFARKNYGPVRELVHVFSRFKKDREESPTDEYTFIRENVLAALQEREEMNIRQDQQLRVLQGYYLSRLLKGQAEEALSAAEAAKGYRLGWKSEEFAVLLFHLEPGQDGGIALDLAHFIVSNIVMDLIGRRHGIHFADLDGMLAGLINIHPEHASAWKDDVEEALAEALEFIGGRYRLSFTAAGSGRQDGLQGIHQGFLQALEAREYSLLLEESGFIWYEAVKPEETDYYVSMNDEMILINLIKSGEQDKAVQMLDGLMAQVFGQHASIDIIRCAMIDLASTMLKTLPQEARRSAQWEERRPVKRLLACSTRAEFRQVLMEIVTLVCGCVSEKLSLAANPGVGSQVEEYVKANYADDNLSVSLIGAHFGITPQYVSKLFKEHAGQGLHDFISQYRVTQAKGLLDRGSPIEETAAKVGFSSSSAFIRVFKKYEGITPGKYKSIQ; encoded by the coding sequence ATGGTACGAAACTGGAAGCAGTGGAGCCGGAGCGTGGCGGTGAAGTGGATCGTATCCTACGCGGTGATCATGATCATTCCTGTTCTTATCAGTGCGGTCGTCTATATGCAGACCCGGGAGATCGTGGAATATGAGATTCGGCGCGCCAGCAATGCCATGCTGAATCAGGTCAAGTATGTGGTCGACAACGAGCTGAAGCAGACGGAGAAGCTGGCCGCCCAGCTCTCCATCGATCCGGAGATCAAACGCTTTCTGGAGCTTGGAGGCGATACGGAAGCGGCGCATTCGTTCCAGATTTATCAGACCGGGCAGGAGCTCAGCAAGTACAAGGCGCTGAACGATTTCGTCCAGGGGATTTACATCTATTCGAACCCGCTGAACAAGGTGCTTTCGAGCGAGACCTACGCGGATGCCCCGATGTTCTATGAAGTGACGCACCGGTCGCCGGGCTTCACGTATGAGATGTGGTTATCCGCGGTCCGGGAGCCGGGCCGCAAGACCTACCGGCTCATGCCGGTCACCGACGCCGGAAGGATGGACGAGACGGTCGTCTTTCAGGAAACCCTGGCGAAGAAAGGGGAGAGCCGGCCGGCCGGAGCCCTGATGATGCCGATCAACCGGAACAAGATTCTGCATCTGCTCGAGAACGTGGACTGGGTGAACCAGGGCCGCATCTTCATCATGGATGAGCAGAACCGGATTCTGTTCCAGAACCGTCAGGGCGGGAGCGTTCCCACCGCCTCCCCCGGCGTATCGGATGAGCCGGACAGCATCGTCTCCTCCCTGGATTCGGATACGGCCCGATGGCGTTACATCTCCGTCTTCCCGTCGGATATCTTCTGGGAGAAGGCGAGACAGATCCGCAACCTGAACCTGCTCGGTCTGCTCGTATGCTGCCTGATCGGAGCCGGCGTCATCTCGTACTTTGCCCGCAAGAACTATGGGCCGGTCCGGGAGCTCGTCCACGTCTTCTCCCGGTTCAAGAAGGACCGGGAGGAGAGCCCGACGGATGAATACACGTTCATCCGGGAGAATGTGCTCGCGGCGCTTCAGGAGCGGGAGGAGATGAACATCCGGCAGGACCAGCAGCTGCGCGTGCTGCAGGGATATTATCTGTCCCGCCTGCTCAAGGGACAGGCGGAGGAAGCGCTCTCCGCGGCGGAAGCGGCGAAGGGGTACCGGCTGGGCTGGAAGTCGGAGGAGTTCGCCGTACTGCTCTTTCATCTGGAGCCCGGACAGGACGGCGGGATTGCGCTGGATCTGGCTCATTTTATCGTCTCGAATATTGTGATGGATCTCATCGGGCGGCGGCACGGCATCCACTTCGCCGATCTGGACGGGATGCTGGCCGGACTGATCAATATCCATCCGGAGCATGCCTCTGCCTGGAAGGATGATGTGGAGGAGGCGCTCGCCGAAGCCCTCGAATTCATCGGCGGGCGGTACCGTCTGTCCTTCACTGCGGCGGGAAGCGGGCGGCAGGACGGGCTGCAGGGCATTCACCAGGGGTTCCTGCAGGCGCTCGAGGCCCGGGAATACAGCCTGCTGCTCGAAGAGAGCGGCTTCATCTGGTACGAGGCGGTCAAGCCGGAAGAGACGGACTACTACGTGTCCATGAATGACGAGATGATCCTGATCAACCTCATCAAGAGCGGCGAGCAGGACAAGGCGGTTCAGATGCTTGACGGGCTTATGGCCCAGGTCTTCGGTCAGCATGCGTCCATTGATATCATCCGCTGCGCGATGATCGATCTTGCGAGCACGATGCTCAAGACCCTTCCACAGGAAGCCCGACGGTCTGCCCAGTGGGAAGAGCGGCGTCCCGTGAAGCGGCTGCTCGCCTGCTCCACCCGAGCCGAATTCCGGCAGGTGCTCATGGAGATCGTGACGCTGGTGTGCGGGTGCGTCAGCGAGAAGCTCTCCCTTGCGGCGAACCCGGGTGTCGGCAGCCAGGTGGAGGAATACGTGAAGGCCAACTATGCGGACGACAATCTCAGCGTATCGCTGATCGGCGCCCACTTCGGCATCACGCCCCAATATGTCTCGAAGCTGTTCAAGGAGCATGCGGGACAGGGGCTGCATGACTTCATCAGCCAGTACCGGGTCACACAGGCCAAGGGGCTGCTCGACCGCGGGTCTCCCATCGAAGAGACGGCGGCAAAGGTCGGCTTCTCCAGCAGCAGTGCCTTCATCCGGGTATTCAAGAAGTACGAGGGCATCACGCCCGGCAAGTACAAGAGCATTCAATAG